A DNA window from Rhizobium sp. NXC14 contains the following coding sequences:
- a CDS encoding sigma-54 dependent transcriptional regulator → MNDAKILLVDDEEELRRSTAQALELSGFSVETFSSGEHVLELIGYSFPGVVVSDIRMPGIDGMTLMQKIREIDQEVPVILVTGHGDVQLAVKAMREGAYDFIEKPFTPEMLAGVIRRAMERRGLVLENRLLKAVAGKRDDIEARLPGRTQVMVDLRYRIRAIGASDADTLIVGDTGAGKEVVARALHDISARASRPFIAINCAALPANLIESELFGHEPGAFPGAVRPRYGKFEHGRGGTILLDEIGSMPFDLQAKFLRVLQERVISRLGSNEVVPLDVRFIATSKVDLEAEVAAGRFRADLFYRLNVATLHVPSLSQRRADIPLLFLQLLREAAARYGRDEVAVPPEVISDIAQRDWPGNVRELRNAADRLVLGLDNGGRHTEEAIGLAERVAEFERGIIASALVAHGGSLRPVYESLGISRKTLYEKMQKYGLDKRMLTTES, encoded by the coding sequence ATGAATGATGCGAAGATCCTGCTCGTCGACGACGAGGAAGAATTGCGCCGCTCGACGGCGCAGGCGCTGGAACTCTCCGGCTTCAGCGTCGAGACCTTTTCGAGCGGCGAACATGTGCTGGAACTGATTGGCTACAGTTTTCCCGGCGTCGTCGTCAGCGATATCCGAATGCCCGGCATTGATGGAATGACTTTGATGCAGAAGATCCGTGAGATCGATCAGGAGGTGCCCGTGATCCTCGTCACCGGCCACGGCGATGTACAGCTCGCGGTCAAGGCGATGCGCGAAGGCGCCTATGATTTCATCGAGAAGCCGTTCACGCCTGAAATGCTCGCCGGCGTCATTCGCCGAGCGATGGAGCGGCGCGGGCTGGTGCTCGAAAACCGACTGCTGAAGGCGGTTGCCGGCAAACGCGACGACATCGAGGCGCGGCTGCCGGGGCGCACGCAGGTGATGGTGGATCTGCGCTATCGCATCCGCGCGATCGGCGCCAGCGATGCCGATACGCTGATCGTCGGTGATACCGGGGCGGGCAAGGAGGTCGTGGCCCGCGCACTTCACGATATCAGCGCCCGGGCGAGCCGGCCGTTCATTGCGATCAACTGCGCCGCGCTGCCGGCGAACCTGATCGAGAGCGAGCTCTTCGGCCACGAGCCTGGCGCCTTCCCGGGCGCGGTCAGGCCGCGTTACGGGAAGTTCGAACATGGGCGCGGCGGCACCATCCTGCTCGACGAGATCGGCTCCATGCCCTTCGATCTGCAGGCGAAGTTCTTGCGGGTGCTGCAGGAGCGGGTGATCTCCAGGCTCGGATCGAACGAGGTCGTGCCGCTCGACGTGCGCTTCATCGCGACGAGCAAAGTAGACCTAGAGGCGGAGGTAGCCGCTGGCCGCTTTCGCGCCGATCTGTTTTACCGACTGAACGTCGCGACGCTGCATGTGCCGTCGCTGTCGCAGCGGCGGGCGGACATTCCGCTGCTTTTCCTGCAACTGTTGCGCGAAGCGGCCGCCCGCTACGGCCGCGACGAGGTGGCCGTGCCGCCGGAGGTGATCTCCGACATCGCCCAGCGCGACTGGCCCGGCAATGTGCGGGAACTGAGGAATGCCGCCGACCGTCTGGTCCTGGGTCTCGACAATGGCGGACGGCATACCGAGGAGGCAATCGGACTTGCAGAGCGGGTCGCCGAATTCGAGCGAGGGATTATCGCCAGCGCGCTGGTGGCGCATGGGGGCAGCCTCAGGCCTGTTTATGAATCCCTCGGCATCTCCCGCAAGACCCTTTACGAAAAGATGCAGAAATACGGCCTCGACAAGCGGATGCTGACGACCGAAAGCTGA